The Chiroxiphia lanceolata isolate bChiLan1 chromosome 4, bChiLan1.pri, whole genome shotgun sequence genome contains a region encoding:
- the CHMP3 gene encoding charged multivesicular body protein 3 isoform X2, producing MRVIDRQIRDIQREEEKVKRSVKDAAKKGQKDVCVILAKELIRSRKAVSKLYASKAHMNSVLMGMKNQLAVLRVAGSLQKSTEVMKAMQNLVKIPEIQATMRELSKEMMKAGIIEEMLEDTFEGLEDQEEMEEEAEMEIDKILFEITAGALGKAPSKVTDALPEPEPMGAAAAVDEEEDIEAMQSRLATLRS from the exons atgagagtGATTGATAGACAGATCAGAG ATAtccagagggaagaggagaaggtgAAGAGGTCAGTAAAGGATGCTGCCAAAAAGGGTCAGAAGGATGTGTGTGTGATCTTGGCGAAGGAGCTGATCCGCTCCCGGAAGGCCGTAAGCAAACTCTATGCATCCAAAGCCCACATGAACTCTGTTCTCATGGGGATGAAGAACCAGCTGG CTGTCCTCAGAGTAGCAGGTTCATTGCAGAAGAGCACAGAAGTCATGAAAGCTATGCAAAATCTAGTGAAAATCCCTGAAATCCAAGCAACGATGAGGGAGTTGTCCAAAGAGATGATGAAG GCTGGAATTATAGAGGAAATGCTGGAGGACACCTTTGAAGGCCTGGAGGATCAGGAGGAGATGGAAGAGGAAGCTGAGATGGAAATCGACAAAATCCTTTTTGAAATTACAGCTG GGGCCTTGGGTAAAGCACCCAGTAAAGTCACAGATGCTCTTCCAGAGCCTGAGCCCATGGGAGCAGCCGCTGCTGTGGATGAGGAGGAAGATATCGAAGCGATGCAGTCGCGGCTGGCCACACTCCGGAGTTAG
- the CHMP3 gene encoding charged multivesicular body protein 3 isoform X1, with the protein MGLFGKTPEKPPKELVNEWSLKIRKEMRVIDRQIRDIQREEEKVKRSVKDAAKKGQKDVCVILAKELIRSRKAVSKLYASKAHMNSVLMGMKNQLAVLRVAGSLQKSTEVMKAMQNLVKIPEIQATMRELSKEMMKAGIIEEMLEDTFEGLEDQEEMEEEAEMEIDKILFEITAGALGKAPSKVTDALPEPEPMGAAAAVDEEEDIEAMQSRLATLRS; encoded by the exons gtcAATGAATGGTCCTTGAAgataaggaaagaaatgagagtGATTGATAGACAGATCAGAG ATAtccagagggaagaggagaaggtgAAGAGGTCAGTAAAGGATGCTGCCAAAAAGGGTCAGAAGGATGTGTGTGTGATCTTGGCGAAGGAGCTGATCCGCTCCCGGAAGGCCGTAAGCAAACTCTATGCATCCAAAGCCCACATGAACTCTGTTCTCATGGGGATGAAGAACCAGCTGG CTGTCCTCAGAGTAGCAGGTTCATTGCAGAAGAGCACAGAAGTCATGAAAGCTATGCAAAATCTAGTGAAAATCCCTGAAATCCAAGCAACGATGAGGGAGTTGTCCAAAGAGATGATGAAG GCTGGAATTATAGAGGAAATGCTGGAGGACACCTTTGAAGGCCTGGAGGATCAGGAGGAGATGGAAGAGGAAGCTGAGATGGAAATCGACAAAATCCTTTTTGAAATTACAGCTG GGGCCTTGGGTAAAGCACCCAGTAAAGTCACAGATGCTCTTCCAGAGCCTGAGCCCATGGGAGCAGCCGCTGCTGTGGATGAGGAGGAAGATATCGAAGCGATGCAGTCGCGGCTGGCCACACTCCGGAGTTAG